Proteins encoded together in one Syntrophorhabdaceae bacterium window:
- the pssA gene encoding CDP-diacylglycerol--serine O-phosphatidyltransferase — protein MRRRKGKGIYILPNLLTSCSLFAGFYSMIATIDGKFSHAAIAIFISAVFDMLDGRVARMTNSSSRFGVEFDSLSDVIAFGVAPGLLAYMWALKGYGRFGWLAAFLFVACGALRLARFNVQVDNAQKKHFLGLPIPAAASVIAGSVLFYGWLGFSGELKMGAMPFLVYILAFLMVSDVRYYSFKDMGFFKGRPFRSTVVAIMLLVIFAIEPQVSLFAGPILYALSGPVYTLLRRKKITLESESHHQKEALSDRDGR, from the coding sequence ATGAGAAGAAGAAAAGGTAAAGGCATATATATTCTCCCTAACCTGCTTACATCGTGCAGTCTCTTTGCCGGCTTTTATTCGATGATCGCGACGATCGACGGGAAATTCAGCCACGCGGCGATCGCCATATTCATATCTGCAGTTTTCGACATGCTCGATGGCAGGGTCGCGCGAATGACCAATTCAAGCAGCCGCTTCGGTGTCGAATTCGATTCCCTTTCCGATGTGATCGCCTTCGGGGTCGCACCGGGTCTGCTTGCCTATATGTGGGCATTGAAAGGGTACGGAAGGTTCGGCTGGCTCGCGGCATTTCTCTTTGTGGCATGCGGGGCGTTGAGGCTCGCCCGTTTCAACGTCCAGGTAGACAACGCGCAAAAGAAGCATTTTCTCGGCCTTCCCATTCCCGCAGCCGCCTCGGTGATCGCAGGAAGCGTTCTGTTCTACGGGTGGCTCGGTTTTTCGGGAGAGCTGAAAATGGGCGCCATGCCCTTCCTTGTCTATATCCTGGCCTTCCTGATGGTGAGCGATGTCCGTTACTACAGCTTTAAAGACATGGGCTTTTTCAAAGGCAGGCCCTTCCGCTCTACGGTGGTGGCAATCATGCTCCTCGTGATTTTTGCCATCGAGCCCCAGGTGAGCCTTTTTGCGGGGCCCATTCTGTACGCACTTTCAGGGCCGGTCTATACCCTCTTGAGGAGAAAGAAAATCACTCTTGAGAGTGAGTCTCATCACCAGAAAGAAGCGTTATCAGATCGAGATGGTCGTTGA
- a CDS encoding phosphatidylserine decarboxylase family protein: protein MRGSLIAREGLRFIVPSFLLFALFAMLRYPTLSLICFLFLVFFVFFFRNPKRTAIDEPDALLCPADGRVMEIRDVIDREFLDGERKRIAIFMSPLDVHVNRAPCAGRVVTVQHRDGGFAAAFKKETDQVNERNFILLDNNKERVLIVQIAGFLARRITCWVKPGDEIQKGQPVGIISFGSRVDIYLPKGYEPMVDLQERVRAGITVVARKKPEGVRTLS from the coding sequence TTGAGAGGATCGTTAATTGCAAGGGAGGGACTGCGCTTCATAGTCCCTTCCTTTCTTCTTTTTGCACTCTTTGCGATGCTCCGATACCCGACTCTCTCGCTGATATGTTTCCTTTTTCTGGTATTTTTTGTCTTTTTTTTCCGTAATCCGAAGCGTACTGCAATCGATGAGCCCGACGCCCTCCTCTGCCCCGCTGACGGCAGGGTAATGGAGATCAGGGATGTGATCGACAGGGAATTTCTCGACGGAGAGCGGAAGAGGATAGCCATATTCATGTCTCCCCTCGATGTCCATGTGAACAGGGCCCCCTGCGCGGGAAGGGTGGTCACGGTACAGCACCGGGACGGCGGTTTTGCGGCGGCATTCAAGAAGGAGACCGATCAGGTGAACGAGAGGAATTTTATCCTCCTCGACAACAACAAGGAAAGGGTCCTCATCGTCCAGATTGCCGGCTTTCTGGCCCGTCGTATCACGTGCTGGGTCAAGCCGGGTGATGAGATACAGAAGGGGCAGCCCGTGGGGATAATCTCCTTCGGCTCGAGAGTCGACATCTACCTTCCAAAGGGATATGAACCCATGGTAGACTTACAGGAGAGGGTCAGGGCCGGGATTACGGTGGTGGCGAGAAAGAAGCCGGAGGGAGTCCGGACGCTGTCCTGA